A portion of the Ascaphus truei isolate aAscTru1 chromosome 14, aAscTru1.hap1, whole genome shotgun sequence genome contains these proteins:
- the LOC142466244 gene encoding putative G-protein coupled receptor 148 — MNISECSLLRIINASLMLQRESYTNHSLNMDKPSQYMLREWTIHPLYSEMKMFLISPIVCFVAALFVIPSILFAIFSNISIRQETRFLLLGNALVSDLIYLLFYTTTTICNVMNVKLSRNVCALLLFLLAATYCGGVLTAAAMVVDIYLAVLWPLHYLLLLSPSRTKKLIVLLWFSSCFFPAILFLALYFTQKPKPCELELCSLPIIFIITLHGDDTIRLFHILLVTAFILCLLSILCCYLLICYKTRETGIWKSVSSRASVTFLMHHIILFFYFCPLLLLLTESLLYINKVIGLRTGLWLTLTICNVLLVLPKGVSPYLYAFRYREIYKSLKLFFKLKQHSLVAPVHRFT; from the coding sequence ATGAACATTTCTGAATGCAGTCTGTTAAGGATAATTAATGCCTCACTGATGTTACAAAGAGAGAGTTACACCAACCACTCTCTGAATATGGATAAACCTTCGCAATACATGCTTCGGGAATGGACTATTCACCCTCTTTATTCGGAAATGAAAATGTTTCTGATTTCACCCATTGTCTGTTTTGTTGCAGCACTTTTCGTTATACCTTCTATTTTGTTCGCAATTTTTTCTAATATCAGTATACGTCAAGAGACAAGATTCTTACTCCTAGGGAATGCTTTGGTTTCTGACTTAATATACCTGCTGTTCTATACCACGACTACAATTTGTAATGTGATGAACGTGAAGCTTTCCAGGAATGTTTGTGCTCTGCTTCTGTTTTTGCTGGCTGCAACCTACTGTGGAGGAGTTCTCACCGCAGCTGCAATGGTTGTGGACATATATTTGGCAgttctgtggcccctgcactattTGTTACTGTTATCCCCTTCAAGAACAAAGAAGCTGATAGTGTTACTCTGGTTCTCATCTTGCTTCTTCCCAGCGATCTTGTTTTTAGCCTTGTACTTCACTCAGAAACCAAAACCGTGTGAACTTGAGCTTTGTTCTCTACCAATAATTTTTATAATTACTTTACACGGGGATGATACAATCAGACTGTTTCATATTcttttggttactgcttttattttGTGCTTATTATCGATTCTCTGCTGTTATTTACTTATATGTTATAAAACTAGAGAAACTGGAATATGGAAAAGTGTTTCCTCCAGAGCCAGCGTCACGTTTTTGATGCATCATATCATATTATTTTTCTACTTCTGCCCACTTTTGCTTCTTCTTACAGAATCTTTATTGTATATTAACAAAGTTATAGGTCTAAGAACAGGATTATGGTTAACGTTGacaatttgtaatgttttattagtCTTACCTAAAGGAGTATCTCCCTATCTATATGCATTTAGATACAGAGAAATATATAAATCACTTAAGTTATTTTTCAAATTGAAGCAACATAGTCTCGTGGCACCTGTTCATAGGTTTACTTAG